In Actinopolyspora saharensis, the genomic window TCGCACAGTCAGGTGCGCAGCTGGGTGAAGTGCTTGCCGAAGTCCCGGTGGCGGCGTACCAGCCGCCGTGCGCGTTGATTCCGCCCGAGCCGTTCTCGTCCACGGGCAGGGAGCGGTCCTGCCGGTCGAACCTCCCGGAGCAGCGGGTGGCCTTGAACCAGTGCGCCACGCGGGAGAGGATGCCGCGTTCCAGCGCGAACGCGGTGATGGTGAAGGGCGCGGACTCGCCGTGCCGACTGTTGCCCGCGCCCGCCCGCAGCACGTACTCGCCCTCGGTGGAGAGGTCGGAGAAGTGGAGCGTCCAGGGGTGTCGGCTTCCCCGATCGTGGACTGGTCCGACGTGCGGTGGCGGCCGTGGTCGGGGGCAACGCGAGCACGTTGACCTCGGTCGGCTCCAGCTCAGCGCTTCCGGGTGACGTGGCGCCGGGTCGCGGGGTGCCGCGGGAACTCGGCCCCGGGCTCCGCCCGCGCGGGGATCACTCGGCGAGCTCGACGAGCTCCGGCAGGCGGGCGACCACTTCCTCCGGGGCGGGCATGGCGGAGATCTCGGAGGCGATCCGGGCCGCCACTTCCCGCGGGGCCGGGTCGGTCAGCAGTCGTCGTGCCGCGGCGGTGACGGCCGCGGCCTCGAACCGCTCGGGCGGCAGGCTCTCCCCCGCACCGGAGGCGCTGATCGCCTCGGCGTTGGTGAACTGGTCGGCTCCCCTGGGCAGCAGCAGCTGGGGCAGTGCAGCGTTCAGCGCGCCGAGGGTGGTGCCGCTGCCACCGTGGTGCACGATCAGGTCCAGGTGGGGCAGCAGCTCAGCCTGCGGCAGCCAGCTTTCCACGGTGACGTTGTCCGGTTGCTCGCCCAGCTCGGCGGGGGAGACGGGACCGGTGGCGACCAGCAGCCGCAGGGGCAGTCGGGCGAGCGCCGCCGCTGCCTCGCGCAGCAGCTCGGCGGTGCCGAAGCCGGTCCCGAAGGTCAGGTACGCCAGTCCGCGCCCGGGCTCGCGGTGCAGCAGCCCTCGGGGTGGTGGTGCGCTCCCCGGCTGCGGGGCCGGGCGCAGCGCGAAGCGGCGGTGCTGGTTCCGCGTTTCCGCGGTGCGCAGCGAGGGCGGGTAGATGTCCAGGTAGGGGGCCGCGCGTCCCGGTTCCGGTGCGGGCAGACCGAGTTCGGCGCTGAACTCGGCCAGCAGCCGCTCGTGCTCCGCGAACCCGGCGGGGGTGTCCGGGCCGAGCCCGTGGGACAGCGCGGGGATGCCGGCGAGCTCCGCCCCGCTGTTGGCGCTGTCGTGGACGACCACGTCCGGTGCGGTTCGGTCCAGCAGCGGGGCGAGGTCGGTGAGGAAGCGGCGGGGCAGGGTTCTGCCGAAGGTCTCCGCGCCGAGGCGGGCGAGCTGCTCCCCGGTGAGCCCGGGGTCGTCCGGTGCGGTGCCGAAGAGTTCGCGGGCGGTCCGCGCTCCGGCTTCGTGGATCGAGGTGCCCGCGGTGAGCGGTTCGAACCCCGCTTCCCGCAGCGTCGGGTGCATGTCCGGGCCGGTGGCGAAGTCGACCTCGTGACCGGCCGCGCGTGCGTCGGTGGCCAGCGGGAGCAGGGGGCGGGTGTGTCCGTGGGCGGCGAGGGACGTGAACAGCAGGCGCACGTGCGGAGATCCTAGCGGCCCTCTTCCGCGCGTGGGGCGGTTTCCCGGACGAGCAGTCGAAGGTCCTGTCACTCAACTGACCTCTGAGAAGCGTGAGGCCGAGGTCGTGACGGCTTCACTGCTGCGAGAGGGCGAGTGCGCCGCCGAGGCCGATGAGGGGGGTGCCGCTGGCGGCGTGCTGGCGGCGTTGCCAGCGCGGGTTGTTGGCGATCCAGATGCCTGCCGGGGTTGTCCGGTGCTTTTCCGGGAGAGGTTTGCTCCGGGGCTTGGTGGGTGATCCCCAGCGGGGAGAGGCGATGCTGTCTTCGCAGGCACGGCGTCTTCTCACCTGGTTCGTCGAACCCGTGTTCGATACCCTGTCCTCGGGTGGTCGAGGTTCGTCTCCGAAGGCTCGAGAGGTGTCCGTGCTCAGTGCTTCATCCGATTCGGTGTACCCCTGGGAAGGGCCGCGTGCGCTCTCATCTCCTAGGCTTTCGGGTATGAGCTCCTGGGACGACGAGGAACGAGCGGCACTGGTGGCCCTGCTGCGGGCCCGCCCGGAGGGAATGTCGTGGTCGACGATCACTTCCGAGGTGGCCGAGGCCGGTAGTGCGTGCGCTGTTCGGGAACGTTTCGGGAGGCCCTCTTCCGGGGAAACCACTCTGTTCGAGGTGACCGCGCAGGCCATTCCTCCGGGCGGAGAGATCGAGCAGGCGCTGGAGGACCTCGCCTCCTGGCGTGGCGAGGACTTCGAGTTCCTCACTTTCCGGGACGAGTACTACCCGCGCCGTCTCCTCGAGGTGAATCAGGTCCCCCCGTTCGTCTTCGCCCGCGGAAAGCTCGTTCCCGATGAGAGCGCGGTTTCGGTGGTGGGGTCCCGTGCGGCTTCGGAACATGCTCGTGCGGTTGCCGCCGATGTCGCTCGCGGACTCTCGGACGCGGGGTTCACAGTGCTTTCGGGGCTGGCGAACGGAATCGATGCCGCAGCGCACACGGCCGCTCTCGACAGCGGTGGCCGAACGGTGGCGATACTCGGAAACGGTGTTCGGCGGGTCTACCCCGCGGAGAATCGGGAGTTGCAGGAGCGGATCGCTCGGGAAGGGCTCGTACTGTCCCAGTTCTGGCCCGACTCGCCTCCGACCAAGCAGAGCTTCCCGATGAGGAACGCGACGATGAGTGCCTACGGCGTCGCCACGGTCGTTGTGGAGGCGGGCGAGCATAGCGGAGCACGGATTCAGGCGCGCCTGGCTGTTGAACACGGGCGCCCGGTTATTCTGATGAAGCCTGTGGCCCGAGGTACCGACTGGGGGGCGCAGCTGAGCGTCCAGCCCGGTGTCTTCGTCGTCGACACCCCGGAGGAGGCCGTCGAGGTCGCGGAGCGCTTGGCCAGCGGTGAACGGGAGGTCTCCCGCCTGCTCGCCTTGGCCACGTCGTGACTCACGAGGACATCCGTGCTGATCTACGGCGGCAACTGACCCGTCGGGTGGGTGGGTTCTTCCACAACACGAGGAAGCTCCCCGGAGTGACCTGCGTGGTGTGCGCTGGACCTGTGTCCTCCAACGAGGTGGTCTGTTCCAGGTGTGCCCGGCATCGTGCGGAGTTCGGTGACCGACTGGCGGATCGGGTGCTGCTGCTGACGTATGTTCGTGGTCATCAGCCGCGGAAGCAACACCAGTCGGCGCACACCGTGCGGGCGTACAAGTGGCCCTGGTCGTCGGTGGAGAGATGCCTCAACGATCTACGGCTGATGGTTTTGGCCGCTACCCGTATCCACGCTCGGTGCGTTGTCGAAGCAGCGGGGCGAATCTGGGATTCGGTGACTTTCGTGCCCTCCAGGAACAGGCCGATAGCGAAACATCCCGTTGCCGAGCTGGCACGCCACGTGGCTTTTCACGATCAGGATGAGGACCGGCTGACCCTGGAGATCGGCCCGGGGTTCGGCGATTCCGAACGCGTCGTCCGTGCTGATCAGTTCGTCGTACCGGACCGGTATCGGGAACGTGTGACGGGCAGGCACGTGCTGCTGGTGGACGACACGTGGACTTCGGGAGCGAAGATGCAGTCAGCGGCCGTGGCGCTCAGCGACGCTGGTGCTGAGCAGGTCACGGCGCTGTGCGTGGCCAGGTGATGTCGACACGATTGGTCGGACCACCGGCAGCTGCTGGATTCCTGCACCGAGCCCTACGACGCTTTCGAATGTCCTGTCCTGGGTGACGAGTGCTCGGTGAATTGAGCTCGGCTCACCGGGTTCTCTCGGGATTTCACTGCTGCGACAGGGCGAGTGCGCCGCCGAGGCCGATGAGGGTGGTGCCGCTGGCGGCGTGCTGGCGGCGTTGCCAGCGCGGGTTGTTGGCGATCCAGGTGCCGAGCGAGCCGGCGAAGACGGCCACGAGCAGGTCGGCGGTGGAGGCGAGCACGACGAAGGCCAGCCCGAGGGCGAGGAAGGCGATGCTCTGCGAGCCCCGTTCGGGGTGGACGAACTGCGGTATGAAGGCCAGGAAGAACATCGCGGTCTTCGGGTTGAGTACTTCGGTGACCAGGCCCTGGGTCACCGCGGAACCGCGCTGCTTCGGAGCGGCGGCCCGCTGTTCCGCCTGTTCCGCGGGGGCTCCGCGCAGCTCCCACAGGGTGCGCGCGCCCAGGTAGATCAGGTAGGCGGCTCCGAGGAACTTGACCACGGTGAACGCCAGGGCCGAGGTGGCCAGCAGCGCGGACAGGCCGATCGTGGCGGCGAGCACGTGCACCGCTGCTCCGAGGAAGGTGCCGAGGGCCGAGCGGACCCCCTCGGCCCTGCCGCCGTGCAGGCTCCGGGCGAGCACGTACAGGATTCCGGGACCGGGGGCGACGGCTATCAGCGTCGCGGTCCCCAGGAAGATCCACCATTCGGAGAGGTCCGGCATGAGGCGAGGTTATCGGAATCCGGCCGGAAGCCGTTCGTCGCACTCGCCCTGACCTTGGTCGGGTGGGGCATCTGCGTTCCCACCCCGCCGGGGCAACTCACCGCTGCTCGACGGGGCGGAACCGGTGGGTCTCGCCGTGGGTGAGGTAGTGGAACCGCGCCGACGTCGATGACGCGGCCGCGGCTTCCTTGAGCTCGTCCAGCCCGGACCGGAAGACCGAGTAGTCGTTGTAGTGGATGGGAACCGCCGTGCGCGGGTCGACTACCTCCACGGCCCGGACGGCCTGCTCTCCGGTCATGGTGACCACCGTGCCCAGCAGTGTCGTTCCGCCCGCGTGGACCAGGGCCAGGTCGATGCCGGGATGGCGCCGCGGGATGTCGTGGAGCCGGTCGTGCAGCAGCGTGTCCCCGCTGATGTAGAGCCGGAAGGCCCGGTCCCCGCCGTTGCCGAAGTCCAGCAGGCTGCCCATGGTCGGTGGCAGCATGCCCGCGACCGGGTCGGGGTCGTGCTTGGCCGGCATCGCGGTGATGCTCACCTCGTCGTCGCCCTTGATCACTGTTTGGCACTGCCAGGTGTCCAGCGCGCGTCCCCCGGTGAACCCCTGCTCGGACAGCAGCCCCACCGCGTGCTCGGTGGTGATGATGGGAACGTCCTTGCCCAGCTGTTCGGCGGCCACGTCGTCGAAGTGGTCCCCGTGGTGATGGGAGAGCACGATGAGGTCCAGCGGTGGCAGGTCGGCGATCTGACAGGCGGGCTCCACCTCGCGCCGGGCGTACATGCCGTGACCGAGGTGCACGTGCTCGCCCCGGTGCAGGAAGGTCGGATCAGTCAGGATCGTGAAACCGCCGTAGCGGATCAGCGTGGTCGCGTTGCCGATGAAGTACACGCTGCCCTCGGAGAAGTCACCGGGCGCCGAGGCGGGAAGTCTCAGCGGTGTGTTCAAGGCACGACTCCTCACCTGTCGGTGTTCGTGCTTTCCGATGGGGAGTACCCGGCCCCCGCGGGGCGGAAAACCCGTGCGGTCGTTGTCCACGCTGCGAGAAGCGGAGCGCTCGGCAGCGGCCACGGCGGCGTGGTGAGGTCACTCCGCAGGCCGAGCCGCGTCCGGCTCGTGGTGCTCGGAGCGCGCCGGTTCGGGGCGTCGAAGAGGTCCTCGGCCGTCTCGAGCAGCTCGCGGAGCTGGTTGATCCCTGCCCGGTCGAACTCGATGTCCGGATCCGGTTCGAGGTAGGTCATAAAGACCCCGATCACCCCGAGAGCAGGCAGTGATCACTCACCGGAGGTGCCGAACAGGGTCCCGTCGTGAGGCGAGTACTGGTGTTCGTCCGTCTCGGGCTGCTGCTGACGCTGATCGGCACACTCGTTCCGCTCCTCGACGCCCTCGCCGACCGAATACGCGCCGCATATCCGGCTTTCACCGCTGAAGAGGGGCGCCGGGAGAAGTCCGCGATCGTGATTTATCCGGTCACGATGGGGGTGGTGGCGATCGTCGTGTGGTCGTGGACGGCGCGGTTCTTCGAGACGGGGAGGAGCCGGGCACGCGTCGCGGCCACGGTCGTCTTCCTCGTGGCCGGTGTCGTTTCCCGCCTTCCGCCGGTGGTAGCCGGTCGGGAGATGCCCACCGCGTACGGAGCGCTCACGCTGCTGCCCTGCGTCGCGGGAGCTGCCGTGGTTCTCGCGCTGTGGACGGGCGATCCCGCGGGCCGCTCAACGGGCATGCCGTCCCGGTGACGAAGCCGTGCTGTTGCTCGGCCGCCGCGCCGTGTCGCGCGGAGCGGGTGAGGGGTCGAGAGTCGGTGGAGGTTTCTCGGGCGGCCGGCCGCGCGGCCGGGTTCAGTCGGTTCCCTCGACGAAGAACAGGCGCCGTTCGAGCGCCGATCCCCGCACCTCGAGCGCCCGCGCGTACTCGGGCGAGTCGTACCACTCCCGGGCGCGCTGCATGCTCGGGAACTCGACGATGACGACGCGCTGCTCCACCGGCCAGCTGCCCTCGACCACGTCCGGCGCAGCGCCGCGGACCACGTAGCGCCCGTCGTACTGTTCGATCGAGTGGCGGGCCAACTCGCGGTACCGCTCGGCGAGCTGCTCGTCGAGTATCTCCACTTCGGATATCACGTACGCGGTCATCACCCGCCAGTCTGCCGCGAATTGTGCACCCCGTGTGCTCGTTCGTCGTCCGGTGCCGGGCGAGCACGGCAGGAGTGGGCCATGTTGGCACGTTCGGCGGATGAGGCGACGTCGCGCAGCCCGTAATTTTCGGGCATGGCGACGTTGTCCTTTCCTCGACCGCCGCTGGTCGACGAGGTCGTCGCGCTGCGCCCGTGGCGACGCGCGGACATTCCGCAGAAGTTCGCGGGGCTGTCCGATCCGTTGTGCCTGCGGTTCTCCTGGGCGTCGACCGAGCGGTTCACCGAGGTG contains:
- a CDS encoding glycosyltransferase codes for the protein MRLLFTSLAAHGHTRPLLPLATDARAAGHEVDFATGPDMHPTLREAGFEPLTAGTSIHEAGARTARELFGTAPDDPGLTGEQLARLGAETFGRTLPRRFLTDLAPLLDRTAPDVVVHDSANSGAELAGIPALSHGLGPDTPAGFAEHERLLAEFSAELGLPAPEPGRAAPYLDIYPPSLRTAETRNQHRRFALRPAPQPGSAPPPRGLLHREPGRGLAYLTFGTGFGTAELLREAAAALARLPLRLLVATGPVSPAELGEQPDNVTVESWLPQAELLPHLDLIVHHGGSGTTLGALNAALPQLLLPRGADQFTNAEAISASGAGESLPPERFEAAAVTAAARRLLTDPAPREVAARIASEISAMPAPEEVVARLPELVELAE
- a CDS encoding MBL fold metallo-hydrolase, which codes for MNTPLRLPASAPGDFSEGSVYFIGNATTLIRYGGFTILTDPTFLHRGEHVHLGHGMYARREVEPACQIADLPPLDLIVLSHHHGDHFDDVAAEQLGKDVPIITTEHAVGLLSEQGFTGGRALDTWQCQTVIKGDDEVSITAMPAKHDPDPVAGMLPPTMGSLLDFGNGGDRAFRLYISGDTLLHDRLHDIPRRHPGIDLALVHAGGTTLLGTVVTMTGEQAVRAVEVVDPRTAVPIHYNDYSVFRSGLDELKEAAAASSTSARFHYLTHGETHRFRPVEQR
- a CDS encoding DNA-processing protein DprA; this translates as MSSWDDEERAALVALLRARPEGMSWSTITSEVAEAGSACAVRERFGRPSSGETTLFEVTAQAIPPGGEIEQALEDLASWRGEDFEFLTFRDEYYPRRLLEVNQVPPFVFARGKLVPDESAVSVVGSRAASEHARAVAADVARGLSDAGFTVLSGLANGIDAAAHTAALDSGGRTVAILGNGVRRVYPAENRELQERIAREGLVLSQFWPDSPPTKQSFPMRNATMSAYGVATVVVEAGEHSGARIQARLAVEHGRPVILMKPVARGTDWGAQLSVQPGVFVVDTPEEAVEVAERLASGEREVSRLLALATS
- a CDS encoding ComF family protein, with protein sequence MTFVPSRNRPIAKHPVAELARHVAFHDQDEDRLTLEIGPGFGDSERVVRADQFVVPDRYRERVTGRHVLLVDDTWTSGAKMQSAAVALSDAGAEQVTALCVAR
- a CDS encoding LysE family translocator, translating into MPDLSEWWIFLGTATLIAVAPGPGILYVLARSLHGGRAEGVRSALGTFLGAAVHVLAATIGLSALLATSALAFTVVKFLGAAYLIYLGARTLWELRGAPAEQAEQRAAAPKQRGSAVTQGLVTEVLNPKTAMFFLAFIPQFVHPERGSQSIAFLALGLAFVVLASTADLLVAVFAGSLGTWIANNPRWQRRQHAASGTTLIGLGGALALSQQ
- a CDS encoding DUF1330 domain-containing protein → MTAYVISEVEILDEQLAERYRELARHSIEQYDGRYVVRGAAPDVVEGSWPVEQRVVIVEFPSMQRAREWYDSPEYARALEVRGSALERRLFFVEGTD